A DNA window from Bdellovibrio sp. BCCA contains the following coding sequences:
- a CDS encoding serine protease spb1, whose amino-acid sequence MKSLCALLFLLLPLACARPDYISSEEWQHLNNPATANSCTGEFKTAHLCAILTWTKTPNSTEAQEFVLELQGDVTISDDLAIILWMPSMGHGSAPVKIEKISATQYRVTNVYFIMPGDWEVRLTLKKSGQVLDQLFIPMMVP is encoded by the coding sequence ATGAAATCTCTTTGCGCCTTGCTTTTTTTATTGCTGCCTTTGGCCTGCGCTAGACCGGATTACATTTCTTCTGAAGAGTGGCAGCATTTGAACAATCCGGCAACAGCCAACTCTTGCACCGGAGAATTTAAAACCGCTCACCTTTGTGCCATTTTAACTTGGACCAAAACCCCGAACAGCACTGAAGCGCAAGAGTTTGTTTTGGAATTACAAGGTGATGTCACTATCTCTGACGACCTGGCGATTATTCTATGGATGCCTTCCATGGGACACGGCTCAGCCCCCGTGAAGATCGAAAAGATTTCCGCCACTCAATATCGAGTCACCAATGTTTATTTTATTATGCCTGGCGATTGGGAAGTGCGCCTGACTTTGAAAAAATCCGGTCAGGTTCTGGATCAACTCTTTATTCCGATGATGGTCCCATGA
- a CDS encoding dolichyl-phosphate beta-glucosyltransferase, with the protein MISISVVIPAYNEEHRLPETLKVLNSFVAQPAPWVIQEVIVVNDGSTDKTASYVEEEKKNWPLLKLHSLAVNQGKGAAVHAGLQMASAEWILIADADMATPWDELKKLAAHSSQAALVMGSRALPQSDIIIRQHWIRQTMGKTFNKILKFFIGLPFKDTQCGFKLLRNDSFFRTEVLPRLQVQRFSWDVELILFLMKFQKAVIEVPIRWEHKEESHVHIVRDSFEMLFTVLKLKRRVRSE; encoded by the coding sequence ATGATTTCGATTTCTGTGGTGATTCCCGCCTACAATGAAGAGCACCGTTTGCCGGAAACACTGAAGGTGTTAAATTCTTTCGTTGCGCAACCAGCGCCTTGGGTGATTCAAGAGGTGATTGTCGTTAACGACGGCTCCACAGATAAAACCGCGTCCTATGTGGAAGAAGAAAAAAAGAATTGGCCTCTTTTGAAATTGCACTCACTTGCAGTCAATCAAGGTAAAGGAGCTGCAGTTCATGCAGGACTTCAAATGGCTTCTGCCGAATGGATTTTGATCGCCGATGCGGATATGGCAACTCCCTGGGATGAGTTAAAAAAGTTAGCCGCGCACAGTTCGCAAGCGGCGTTGGTGATGGGTTCCCGCGCTCTCCCGCAAAGTGATATCATCATCCGCCAGCATTGGATTCGTCAGACCATGGGAAAGACCTTTAATAAAATTTTAAAGTTTTTTATCGGGCTTCCCTTTAAAGATACGCAGTGTGGCTTCAAACTTCTTCGCAATGACTCTTTCTTTCGCACCGAAGTTCTTCCGCGTCTGCAAGTGCAGCGTTTCTCTTGGGATGTGGAATTGATTTTATTCTTAATGAAATTTCAAAAAGCCGTGATCGAAGTGCCGATTCGCTGGGAGCATAAGGAAGAGTCGCATGTGCACATCGTGCGCGACAGTTTTGAGATGCTTTTCACCGTGCTCAAATTGAAGAGAAGAGTTCGCTCAGAGTAA
- a CDS encoding DUF6436 domain-containing protein produces MKNVSLLIYIFLLSLNAQALSLSSIQGTDVVTEKEQQLHFPSEKAATVVVFLSAKCPCSASHEDILKTLSAEFKEFSFVGVHSNSDEASDLTKKHFSESSFAFPIVQDKKNTLANTLGALKTPHVFVLNKNGEVLYQGGVTDSHVGPSAKKNFLKDVLEDLRAGKTPRHKEGRALGCYIQREDD; encoded by the coding sequence ATGAAAAATGTTTCACTATTGATTTATATTTTCCTCTTGTCCTTGAACGCTCAGGCCCTTTCGCTTTCGTCAATCCAAGGAACGGATGTCGTCACCGAAAAAGAGCAACAGCTCCACTTTCCTTCGGAAAAGGCCGCCACAGTTGTGGTTTTTCTTTCAGCGAAGTGTCCTTGCTCGGCAAGCCATGAAGACATTTTGAAAACGCTCAGTGCTGAGTTTAAAGAATTTTCTTTCGTAGGTGTGCACTCCAATTCAGATGAAGCTTCTGACCTCACCAAAAAACATTTTTCTGAAAGCTCTTTTGCTTTTCCGATTGTTCAAGATAAAAAAAATACTCTCGCGAATACCTTAGGGGCCTTAAAAACTCCGCACGTTTTTGTTCTTAATAAAAATGGCGAAGTTCTTTACCAAGGCGGAGTCACAGACAGTCACGTCGGTCCTAGTGCGAAAAAGAATTTTTTAAAAGATGTTTTAGAAGATCTTCGCGCAGGTAAAACTCCTCGCCACAAAGAGGGCCGTGCACTGGGTTGTTATATCCAAAGGGAGGACGACTGA
- a CDS encoding DUF4105 domain-containing protein, producing MAFLRVRFISVLFVASLFSLVSYAQASLTAEDSSCRCDMKVEDPLEQPQRFSFGKFNGQCIDSCRFRPVHIFKDEKTLHLGNILHYGKYYEAQIPLQDLDKIEVGFEEFVFGVYHVFLKFTVKENSSALLLKEQLHPEHQLQTRSLVISSEGVPPKDHKYSLWESFQGHYLLAHRLVTGDELTRWLQEYKHPVILHTLQISDTQVPQIFHRAIQKSASKKLQDVYQLFSNNCSTSSLGFIDETEALRPKNFWEKFEESLSVAGPLGTLRILSSHGLIKE from the coding sequence ATGGCTTTTTTAAGAGTTCGATTCATTTCTGTGCTATTCGTCGCTTCTTTGTTTAGTCTGGTTTCTTATGCGCAAGCGTCTTTAACGGCGGAAGACTCTTCTTGTCGTTGTGACATGAAAGTCGAAGATCCTTTAGAACAGCCGCAACGATTTTCTTTCGGTAAATTCAATGGACAGTGTATTGATTCCTGCCGTTTTCGTCCTGTGCATATTTTCAAGGATGAAAAAACACTGCACCTGGGAAACATTCTTCATTATGGAAAATACTATGAAGCACAGATTCCCCTTCAGGATTTGGACAAAATCGAAGTGGGCTTTGAAGAATTTGTTTTTGGCGTTTATCACGTGTTTTTGAAATTCACTGTGAAAGAAAACTCGTCAGCTCTTCTTTTAAAAGAGCAGCTTCATCCCGAACATCAATTGCAAACCCGGTCTCTCGTGATTTCTTCCGAAGGCGTTCCCCCTAAAGATCATAAGTACAGTCTGTGGGAAAGCTTTCAAGGTCATTACCTCCTCGCCCACCGTTTGGTGACCGGTGATGAATTGACCAGATGGCTTCAAGAATACAAACATCCGGTGATTTTACACACGCTTCAAATTTCTGACACTCAAGTTCCGCAAATTTTCCATAGGGCTATTCAAAAGAGTGCTTCCAAAAAACTGCAAGACGTCTATCAGCTTTTTTCCAACAATTGCTCAACATCTTCTTTGGGATTCATTGACGAGACGGAAGCCCTTCGCCCCAAAAACTTTTGGGAGAAATTTGAAGAATCACTGTCCGTCGCAGGACCTTTAGGAACCTTACGGATTTTAAGTTCCCACGGTCTTATTAAAGAATAA
- a CDS encoding KGG domain-containing protein: protein MPRQSHETGRSRSSSSRGRHAASSRGSQGRRSSSSSSRSSSRGGGRGFASMSPEEHRRISAMGGRASHGGTGRSHQDDYDQGTRRSSSSRSGGSSRRGFAAMSPQQRSRISAMGGHASHGGHGRDYESDYDRDDGRSSSRQGGRRSSGGSSRRGFAAMSPEKRSRIAAMGGHASHGGHGRDYESDYNEGRRGRSWRDEDYDEDYDDDRMHAGSEEDEDYGDYDEDYDTDYERDEDEDRGYRSRQ from the coding sequence ATGCCAAGACAATCACACGAAACAGGACGTTCGCGTTCAAGTTCCAGCCGCGGTCGTCATGCGGCTTCAAGCCGAGGTTCGCAAGGTCGTAGATCGAGCTCTTCTTCATCTCGCTCATCTTCTCGAGGCGGAGGTCGTGGTTTTGCTTCTATGTCACCTGAAGAACATCGACGCATTTCTGCAATGGGTGGTCGGGCTAGTCATGGTGGCACAGGACGCAGCCATCAGGATGATTACGATCAAGGCACTCGACGTAGCAGCTCTTCCCGCAGCGGCGGATCATCACGTCGTGGCTTTGCAGCGATGTCGCCACAACAACGCAGCCGTATCTCAGCTATGGGCGGTCATGCCAGCCATGGCGGTCACGGCAGAGACTATGAGAGCGATTATGACCGTGATGATGGTCGCAGCAGCAGCAGACAAGGCGGACGACGTAGTAGTGGCGGATCCTCTCGTCGTGGATTCGCAGCTATGTCACCTGAAAAACGCAGCCGTATCGCAGCGATGGGCGGTCATGCCAGCCATGGTGGCCATGGTCGAGATTATGAAAGTGATTACAATGAGGGTCGCCGCGGTCGCAGCTGGAGAGACGAAGATTATGATGAAGATTACGACGATGACAGAATGCACGCTGGTTCTGAAGAAGACGAAGACTACGGAGATTATGACGAAGATTATGACACTGATTATGAACGCGATGAAGATGAAGACCGAGGATATCGCAGTCGTCAATAA
- a CDS encoding flavin monoamine oxidase family protein, whose protein sequence is MKKVLIIGAGASGLSCAKTLSDAGVACQILEARNRIGGRIWTLQASPAHNVELGAEFIHGAQKELIDLLERHQLSFEDLLDHHLERKDSELKNISGFWEKVEKVNALLNPKIKKDRSMQDFLIAHRKKISNLKDLYVSYLEGFQAMDLHLAGEKGLAESEKKEVPELNGQSQFRPLPGYSSVMEGLFKDIKLSSTEILFEHEVQKVLTDAKNPTVVALNLKKNKLQNFTAPFLVLALPVGVLKSSIYFDPPLPDLTQALRTVEMGHALRITFQFKERFWERLSKKPIAFLHIDTKEYFPTWWTQMPRRTPFLTAWQGGPKAFEISHLKESEQVQLALQTLSKITDLSFATLKKNYVNHFMHNWTLDPYTRGSYSYVGVHEKISWKRLQKPFHENIYLAGEALSEGADRGTVQGALKSGREAAEKILRRI, encoded by the coding sequence ATGAAAAAAGTTTTGATCATCGGCGCCGGAGCCTCAGGATTGTCATGCGCTAAAACTTTGAGCGACGCTGGAGTTGCATGCCAAATTCTGGAGGCTCGCAATCGCATCGGTGGACGGATTTGGACATTACAGGCCTCTCCGGCTCACAATGTAGAGCTGGGGGCTGAGTTTATCCATGGCGCGCAGAAAGAATTAATAGATCTTTTAGAACGACATCAATTGAGTTTCGAAGATCTTTTGGATCACCACTTGGAGAGAAAAGACTCCGAGTTGAAAAACATTTCGGGATTCTGGGAAAAGGTCGAAAAGGTCAATGCGCTTTTAAATCCCAAAATAAAAAAAGACCGCTCCATGCAGGACTTTCTAATAGCGCACCGAAAGAAAATTTCCAACCTTAAAGACCTTTACGTGTCTTACCTTGAAGGATTTCAGGCCATGGATCTTCACTTAGCAGGAGAAAAAGGTCTGGCGGAATCTGAAAAAAAGGAAGTTCCGGAACTCAACGGCCAAAGTCAGTTTCGTCCTCTGCCCGGCTATAGCTCGGTGATGGAGGGACTTTTTAAAGATATTAAGCTTTCCTCTACAGAAATTCTTTTTGAACACGAAGTTCAAAAAGTTTTAACGGATGCAAAAAATCCAACGGTTGTCGCATTAAATCTAAAAAAGAATAAGCTTCAAAATTTCACAGCGCCTTTTTTGGTCTTAGCCCTTCCCGTCGGAGTTTTAAAAAGTTCCATTTATTTTGATCCTCCCCTTCCGGATTTAACTCAAGCATTAAGAACCGTAGAAATGGGACATGCCTTAAGAATCACTTTCCAGTTTAAGGAACGCTTTTGGGAAAGGCTTTCGAAAAAGCCCATAGCCTTTTTGCACATAGATACCAAGGAATATTTCCCGACATGGTGGACCCAGATGCCACGACGGACTCCTTTTCTCACCGCCTGGCAAGGAGGACCTAAAGCATTTGAAATCAGTCACCTTAAGGAATCAGAACAAGTGCAATTGGCCTTACAGACTTTGAGTAAAATCACGGATCTTTCATTCGCGACCCTAAAAAAAAATTACGTGAATCATTTTATGCACAATTGGACGCTGGATCCTTATACGCGAGGGTCGTATAGTTACGTGGGCGTTCACGAAAAAATCTCGTGGAAAAGACTGCAAAAACCATTTCATGAAAATATTTATTTAGCCGGAGAAGCTCTGTCTGAGGGCGCGGACCGTGGAACAGTTCAGGGTGCATTGAAATCCGGTCGCGAAGCTGCGGAAAAAATCTTACGGCGGATTTAG
- a CDS encoding serine protease spb1, translating into MNLLTALFLTFLSSASWAASCCGGGFSIPALILGDDKAQITSSYSYSSVSDDVLSSGRWLKRGDNNLSQTLKLEGAVLISESMQAGFSLPVMTKSADGSADSSGLGDAALYFGHETFPEKGYSKWKPKGVTFLQLTLPTGTSIYDATATTANESRGRGFYSLGAGLALLKSWKVWDANWSSEVHRSFSKNTSSASYGGNIEVTPGWGTSHTLGVGWNHGDYRVGSSLSFLYEEAIQIHGATNSDGAAQKNFTLGISGSYMLNLESAVTVSYADQSLIGNPVNSSLSKTINLSYQQRWPR; encoded by the coding sequence ATGAATTTATTGACGGCACTCTTTTTGACTTTTCTTTCTTCCGCTAGTTGGGCTGCAAGTTGCTGTGGTGGTGGTTTTTCTATTCCTGCTCTGATTTTAGGGGACGACAAAGCGCAAATCACCAGCTCATACTCTTATTCGTCCGTGAGTGATGATGTTCTTAGCAGCGGACGTTGGTTAAAGCGTGGAGATAATAATTTGTCCCAAACTTTGAAATTAGAAGGTGCTGTTTTGATTTCCGAATCCATGCAAGCAGGATTTAGTCTTCCGGTCATGACTAAATCTGCTGACGGCTCAGCCGATTCTTCAGGATTAGGAGATGCCGCACTTTATTTTGGTCATGAAACTTTTCCTGAAAAAGGTTATTCGAAATGGAAACCTAAGGGTGTTACGTTTCTTCAGCTCACTTTGCCTACCGGAACATCTATTTATGATGCAACGGCGACTACCGCCAATGAAAGCCGTGGTCGCGGGTTTTACTCCTTAGGTGCGGGACTGGCACTTTTGAAATCCTGGAAAGTTTGGGATGCCAATTGGAGCTCCGAGGTTCATCGTTCTTTTTCAAAAAATACATCCAGTGCTTCTTACGGTGGAAATATCGAAGTGACACCTGGCTGGGGCACTTCGCACACTTTGGGAGTTGGTTGGAATCATGGCGATTACCGTGTGGGAAGTTCTTTAAGCTTTCTTTATGAAGAAGCCATTCAAATTCATGGCGCCACAAACTCAGACGGTGCCGCCCAGAAAAACTTCACGCTGGGAATTTCTGGAAGTTATATGCTCAATCTTGAATCCGCTGTGACTGTCAGTTATGCCGATCAAAGTTTGATTGGGAACCCTGTGAATTCAAGCCTATCAAAAACAATTAATTTAAGCTATCAACAGCGCTGGCCGCGCTAG
- a CDS encoding glycosyltransferase: MDTLCATHDLLVFSHLRWDLVFQRPQHLMSRFANHRRVFFIEEPVIENITEPYLSLKEESPGLCVVIPHLPLKISNRERDDMSRGLLDEMIQGENIKNFSIWYYTPMALNFSDHLVGQVTIYDCVDDLVNFSQTMAEKETALLRRADLVFTGGNSVYEEKKQKHKRVHSFPSAIDTTHFSKARFALTDPEDQENLPRPRIGFVGGIDGRMNFSLLENIAALRPEWQFILLGQVAKTVQDILPKKENIHYLGMKRYADLPFYMSSWNCAMVPLAKHESIRFAYSTKISEYLAAGLPVVTTSIAETRIYHGKNLLAVADDAENFVKALDIVLAEKPSSQRIKSVDEFLKNASWDHTWERMSLLEIDALTRKKGFSPLLAEGLQTSFNTARGAK, encoded by the coding sequence ATGGATACGCTGTGTGCCACCCATGATCTTTTGGTCTTTTCACACCTGCGCTGGGACCTTGTGTTTCAACGGCCACAACATCTGATGAGCCGCTTTGCAAACCATCGCCGAGTTTTTTTCATTGAAGAACCCGTGATTGAGAATATCACTGAACCTTACTTAAGCCTTAAAGAAGAGTCTCCGGGTCTTTGTGTGGTCATCCCCCACCTACCTTTGAAGATTTCAAACCGTGAGCGCGACGACATGTCACGGGGACTTCTGGACGAGATGATTCAAGGAGAAAATATCAAAAACTTCAGTATTTGGTATTACACTCCAATGGCCTTAAACTTTTCTGACCATCTCGTCGGACAAGTTACTATTTATGACTGTGTTGATGATCTTGTTAACTTCTCACAAACAATGGCGGAAAAAGAAACCGCCTTACTTCGGCGGGCGGACCTTGTCTTCACAGGAGGGAACTCTGTTTATGAAGAAAAGAAACAAAAGCACAAAAGGGTTCACTCATTTCCAAGTGCCATCGACACGACTCATTTTTCAAAGGCGCGATTCGCTTTAACGGATCCGGAGGACCAGGAAAATCTACCGCGTCCCCGCATCGGTTTTGTCGGCGGCATCGACGGTCGCATGAATTTTTCGCTATTAGAAAATATCGCGGCCTTACGCCCGGAGTGGCAGTTCATTTTATTGGGACAAGTCGCAAAAACGGTTCAAGACATATTGCCGAAGAAAGAAAATATTCATTATTTGGGAATGAAACGTTATGCGGATCTTCCTTTTTACATGAGCTCGTGGAATTGCGCGATGGTTCCCCTAGCTAAACATGAAAGCATCCGTTTTGCGTACTCTACAAAAATTTCCGAATACCTGGCGGCGGGTCTTCCTGTTGTCACAACGTCTATTGCGGAAACTCGAATATATCACGGCAAAAATCTTTTAGCAGTCGCCGACGATGCCGAAAATTTTGTCAAAGCTCTGGATATCGTTCTTGCGGAAAAACCCTCTTCGCAACGAATTAAAAGTGTCGATGAATTCTTAAAAAACGCTTCTTGGGATCACACTTGGGAGCGGATGTCTCTTTTAGAAATCGACGCTCTGACAAGAAAAAAAGGTTTTTCTCCTCTATTAGCCGAAGGACTGCAAACGAGTTTTAACACTGCCAGAGGCGCAAAGTGA
- a CDS encoding site-specific recombinase has translation MFTKLKAFRNRLIKFQQSGKVHSDLDVLLASAKDNKQLEDKLQWLVKLMQWIRYEGAVDSHLEKETGRLPVARLRFLLMVLDRNPEWKKSVAGILRTVVHEVSGLELYTETGLPKELGLWGELLDRMTMKVLPMPPLDHELGYLFWALFPDKDDPMWLASIDNVTFEKIAELFFYEVEADETDWNRLKSDLEDALVYLVIQVRAIGLSPAIRERLDKPNFRDSAFFALVRGLEEFTNAYHSGDTSLTLEKASRFRMIIWECRRELSQVHKHLDEFGVSINLVFQMIRLRTFLQRIDSLLEILLTEKLDSKKVTSFLSKLVEENQDLRSIRSLFSQNISLLARKVVERAAETGEHYITRTKEQYRHMVQAAGGGGAVTAITVYVKIGIIALGLSGFMEGFLASVNYALSFVAIHLLGFTLGTKQPAMTAPALAEKMQDVGTEEGMENLVTEIVHLVRSQVASVLGNVMFVVPCVMLIDTGFFLLFGHHLMSPQKAQYAFNSVDILGPAVLYAAFTGTLLWLSSIFAGWGDNWFALHSLRKTLARSPTLRAIFGRHGARNIAVFLEKNMSGLLGNISLGVMLGMVPEIMKFIGLPLDVRHVTLSSGTLGGALPLLGVEFLKTPAFWRAVVGIFFIGALNVGVSFGMALWVAIKARGINPPQRRAIRKAVAKRFFSSPLSFFLPVGSTVGKSSEGGHGH, from the coding sequence ATGTTTACAAAACTTAAAGCGTTTAGAAATCGACTTATCAAATTCCAACAAAGTGGGAAGGTCCATAGTGATCTGGATGTTCTTTTAGCGTCGGCAAAAGACAATAAGCAGCTTGAAGACAAATTGCAGTGGCTTGTGAAGCTGATGCAGTGGATTCGCTACGAGGGGGCGGTTGATTCTCATTTAGAAAAAGAAACCGGCCGTCTTCCGGTGGCGCGCCTGCGTTTTCTTTTGATGGTCCTTGATCGCAATCCGGAATGGAAGAAATCGGTCGCAGGAATTTTGCGAACAGTCGTGCATGAGGTCAGTGGCCTGGAGCTTTATACGGAAACGGGTCTTCCAAAAGAGTTGGGTCTTTGGGGTGAGCTTTTAGATCGTATGACGATGAAGGTTTTACCGATGCCGCCCTTGGATCACGAATTAGGGTATTTGTTTTGGGCTTTGTTCCCAGATAAAGATGACCCAATGTGGCTGGCATCTATTGATAACGTCACCTTTGAAAAAATCGCGGAGCTTTTCTTTTACGAAGTAGAAGCCGATGAAACCGATTGGAACCGTTTAAAGTCAGATTTAGAAGATGCGCTGGTCTACTTGGTGATTCAAGTGCGCGCGATTGGTCTTTCTCCGGCTATTCGCGAGCGTCTGGATAAACCAAACTTTCGCGATTCCGCTTTCTTTGCGCTGGTGCGTGGACTTGAAGAATTCACAAACGCGTATCATTCTGGTGACACCTCACTAACTTTGGAGAAAGCGTCGCGCTTTCGCATGATTATCTGGGAATGCCGTCGCGAGCTCAGTCAAGTTCACAAGCATCTGGATGAGTTCGGTGTCAGTATCAATCTTGTTTTCCAAATGATTCGCCTTAGAACTTTCCTGCAAAGAATTGACAGTCTTCTGGAAATTTTGCTCACGGAAAAATTGGACAGCAAGAAGGTCACAAGTTTTCTTTCAAAACTTGTCGAAGAAAATCAGGACCTGCGCAGCATTCGTTCTTTGTTCTCTCAAAATATTTCTCTTCTCGCACGCAAGGTGGTCGAACGAGCTGCAGAAACAGGCGAGCATTATATCACGCGCACCAAAGAGCAATACCGTCACATGGTGCAAGCAGCCGGCGGTGGTGGAGCCGTGACCGCGATCACGGTGTACGTCAAAATCGGTATCATTGCTTTAGGTCTTTCAGGATTTATGGAAGGCTTCTTAGCTTCGGTGAACTATGCTCTGAGTTTCGTGGCCATCCATTTGTTAGGATTCACTCTGGGGACCAAACAGCCCGCGATGACGGCACCAGCTTTAGCCGAAAAAATGCAAGATGTCGGAACTGAAGAGGGGATGGAAAATCTTGTTACAGAGATCGTGCATTTGGTGCGCTCGCAAGTGGCTTCAGTTTTAGGAAACGTGATGTTTGTCGTTCCTTGCGTGATGTTGATTGATACTGGATTTTTTCTGTTGTTCGGTCACCATTTGATGTCACCACAGAAAGCGCAATATGCTTTTAACTCTGTCGACATTTTGGGGCCCGCGGTACTGTATGCCGCTTTCACGGGAACTCTCTTGTGGCTTTCAAGTATCTTCGCAGGATGGGGAGACAATTGGTTTGCCTTGCATTCTCTTCGTAAAACATTAGCACGCAGTCCTACATTACGCGCGATCTTTGGTCGTCATGGCGCGCGCAACATCGCCGTGTTTTTAGAAAAAAACATGTCAGGTCTTTTAGGAAATATTTCTTTAGGCGTGATGTTGGGAATGGTCCCTGAGATCATGAAATTCATTGGTCTTCCTTTGGATGTTCGCCACGTGACTTTGTCGTCGGGAACCTTAGGAGGAGCATTGCCTTTATTGGGTGTGGAGTTTTTAAAAACGCCTGCCTTCTGGCGCGCCGTCGTGGGGATTTTCTTTATTGGAGCGTTGAACGTCGGTGTGAGTTTTGGAATGGCTTTGTGGGTGGCCATCAAAGCACGCGGCATCAACCCTCCGCAACGTCGTGCGATTCGTAAAGCGGTGGCAAAAAGATTTTTCTCAAGTCCTTTGAGCTTCTTTTTGCCAGTGGGCTCGACTGTCGGCAAGTCTTCTGAAGGCGGACACGGTCACTGA
- a CDS encoding UdgX family uracil-DNA binding protein (This protein belongs to the uracil DNA glycosylase superfamily, members of which act in excision repair of DNA. However, it belongs more specifically to UdgX branch, whose founding member was found to bind uracil in DNA (where it does not belong), without cleaving it, appears to promote DNA repair by a pathway involving RecA, rather than base excision.): MQNYLIKQNENENENENEKEKRKHAMPIIKKETKKEALVKLEKAASDCQNCDLYKNATQVVFGKGAVTAKIMLVGEQPGHYEDLQGEPFVGPAGKILKACMEEAGLEDRMVYLTNAVKHFKHHVSGKKRLHDKPNYQQIKACRPWLQQQRDVLKPKIIVAMGATAARSVLDRIPTLGKERGKIIKELPSGELVILSWHPSAILRNYRSDQADKMKKELISDLKLAVKTLKELKKT, from the coding sequence ATGCAAAATTATTTAATAAAACAAAATGAAAATGAAAATGAAAATGAAAATGAAAAAGAAAAAAGAAAGCACGCTATGCCTATTATAAAAAAAGAAACAAAAAAAGAAGCGCTCGTAAAATTGGAAAAAGCTGCGTCCGATTGTCAAAATTGCGATCTTTATAAAAATGCAACACAGGTTGTTTTTGGGAAAGGTGCGGTGACCGCGAAAATTATGCTCGTCGGCGAACAGCCCGGACACTACGAGGATTTGCAAGGGGAGCCTTTCGTCGGACCTGCGGGGAAAATTTTGAAAGCCTGCATGGAAGAAGCGGGCTTAGAAGATCGCATGGTTTATTTAACGAACGCGGTGAAACATTTTAAGCATCACGTTTCAGGAAAGAAACGCCTGCATGATAAGCCAAACTATCAACAGATCAAAGCGTGTCGTCCGTGGTTACAACAACAACGGGATGTTCTGAAACCTAAAATCATCGTCGCCATGGGGGCGACAGCAGCTCGCAGTGTTTTAGACCGGATACCGACCCTAGGAAAAGAGCGGGGAAAAATAATTAAAGAACTTCCCAGTGGGGAGTTGGTGATTCTCTCGTGGCATCCGTCGGCGATTTTAAGAAACTACAGAAGTGATCAAGCCGACAAGATGAAAAAGGAACTGATTAGCGATTTAAAATTAGCAGTTAAAACTCTTAAAGAACTAAAAAAAACCTAA
- a CDS encoding FixH family protein translates to MKTFLQLTLAAFLFLGANSAQALCEHGDHGGGGHHDHNTLCPVYFALADVCAEIEFTKGPLNGDESQFLVKFFDHKSAHGEHVMVDPQNIKLDLWMNMGGHGHGSSPVKIVKQSQGVYFVSEAYFVMSGRWNIRFNVDGEQSEFTVDVLP, encoded by the coding sequence ATGAAAACATTTTTACAATTAACTCTAGCTGCATTTCTATTTTTAGGCGCAAACAGCGCACAGGCACTTTGCGAACACGGTGATCATGGCGGCGGCGGCCATCACGACCACAACACTCTTTGTCCTGTGTATTTTGCACTGGCTGATGTTTGCGCCGAAATTGAATTTACAAAAGGTCCGTTGAACGGTGATGAATCACAATTCTTGGTGAAATTCTTTGACCATAAATCAGCTCACGGTGAACACGTGATGGTGGACCCGCAAAATATTAAATTGGATTTATGGATGAATATGGGTGGTCACGGCCACGGTTCATCGCCAGTGAAAATCGTTAAACAATCACAAGGCGTTTACTTCGTGTCCGAGGCTTACTTTGTTATGTCGGGTCGTTGGAACATTCGATTTAATGTTGATGGTGAACAGTCTGAATTCACCGTCGATGTTCTGCCTTAA
- a CDS encoding KH domain-containing protein, translated as MSDPNELKVIRKRSESKNPDVDREEGRQLLERLIRGLVDYPETVTVGFAMGDKTTVYKVECDQRCLGQIIGAKGKNITGIRAVISATMARKGIRAVVEIPYYCIEA; from the coding sequence ATGTCTGACCCGAACGAACTCAAAGTGATCCGTAAAAGATCTGAATCCAAAAACCCGGACGTTGATCGCGAAGAAGGGCGCCAGCTTTTGGAGCGTCTTATCCGAGGTTTGGTGGATTACCCAGAAACTGTCACGGTGGGTTTTGCAATGGGTGATAAGACCACAGTCTATAAAGTAGAGTGTGACCAAAGATGCCTAGGGCAGATTATCGGAGCAAAGGGTAAGAATATCACGGGCATTCGTGCCGTCATCTCTGCAACAATGGCGCGAAAAGGGATTCGCGCTGTTGTGGAAATTCCTTATTATTGTATCGAAGCCTGA